The sequence below is a genomic window from Aspergillus nidulans FGSC A4 chromosome V.
TCTGGCCGGATCGACCTGACTATCCTCGGTGCGATGCAAGTAAGCGCCAAGGGAGACCTCGCTAACTGTAAGCCTTACATCCCTTTCACCTCCCTCACCATTCCTACCATCTATCCTTCGCGCCTTCCTAACGCGACTCTAGGGATGCTCCCGGGCAAAATTAAAGGTTTTGGCGGCGCAATGGACCTCGTCTCCAACCCTTCCGCAACAAAGGTTGTCGTGACTATGGAGCATACCGATAAGAAGGGCAACCCCAAGATCGTCAAACAGTGCGAATTCCCTCTGACGGGCAGGACTTGCGTTAGCCGCATCATCACTGAACTCTGCGTGTTCGATGTCGACTTTGTCAACGGATTGACTCTTATTGAGTTAGCGGATGGTGTCACAGTTGATGAGGTCCGGGCTAAGACTGAGGCGCCGTTCAAGGTTGCTGATGATCTGAAGCCTATGCTGTGATAGGGGTATCGGCATGACATCTTTGTtgttattttttttattctgCATCCAATCAGCGGCGTACCTTTGTGATTTCAAGCGTTGACAGTGCTTTTGGACCTTGTTTGTACATAGTGGTTGACGACAGGAATACCTTATCATGGGATATCTAGTAAACATATAACCATACATATAACCAGCTCTTGGCTTTTGAGACAACTCCAAGCAACTTCATTAAAGTGAATTATACCCTAACCTATTAGATGACAACGGAATGTTTTCCAACCACGTATTCATACACCAACGCCATATAATACATACGTATCTTCTCTCTATTTAAATCTCAACAACCCGCCCAACCTCTTCCGAATCCTCCCTAAAACATCCCGATTGGGCGCCTCCTCAAATTCCTGAAGCAGATTATCGTAGTGGTCTGGATTACTTGCGGGATGCCGTAACTTTTCCGATAACGGGTACCTCTTTGCGTATCGGTTCTCTAAAAGCGAATCCAAGGCATTGAGGGAAGATTGGGGGATTGCGCTCGTCTTTGCATTTGCGTCTGTGGttgtgctggaggaagagtcTTGTGTTTGTGGCTGTGATGGGAGGCGCGACTGAAGGTATGTTTGAACGGAGACAGAGGCTGGTCGAATTGGGTCGGTTGGCCAATGCTTTATAAGGTAAGTTAAGCGGGATGTGGTGGTCTGAACGAGAGTAGTTGTTAGATTGAGGAAGATTAGAGCTTATTGTAGGGTAGCCTAAAGGGAGCGAAGCATACGGAAGTCCCGGCCATGATGATTGGGGTAAGTTGATTATCAAGAACTTGTGTTTAGTGTCGCAAGCAACAAAATATGGTCCACGTCGAACtctgagctgcagagcctgcTTGTGAAGATGGGATCGAACTGGTTCTACACTTTCAATCACCGTACGTCCCCAGACTCATTGATGCGGCAAAAAAGTATAATCACGTGACTCAAATGCAAGAGCGGATGCCGCCCGCccagcacagccacagccaatCGATCAGTGGGCCGACGCCTCAGGAGCCAGGCATCCTCGAATTGGATCGTCAGCTGGGAGCCCTGGAGTCCTCTGGAATGTCAGTTGGGTTGGTCagccatccatccatctaaCTATCCATCGTCATCTTGTCCCTTCTGTCCCTCTCATCTTTTCATCAGCCTATACAGTCATTTCTcgctcttttctctttcgaAATACCTGCTCGACGCTTAATCCGTCCACTAAACATTAGCAGCCCTTCTCCCGGCGCTTCCGCTCGCTCAGCTCGTTATGAGCTCGCAGCGTTATGAACGGGTACGTCTTGCCTCTCCAGCAGAATGGGTGACCGAGTACACGACCTCGTTCATAGATATCAGCGTCAACCCCTAAGAACCCTACTGAACGGCTATTCCCAGGTAAACGCccacgacgacgatgacacCCCTCCGTCGATCGCCCTGCAGCCtacttcttcatctccgccTCCCTCGTTCCGCTCACGTTCCGCTTCGCCCTCCTCACGACGTCTCCTTCACGACGACCCTCTACACCGAAACAGCACAGAACAGACTCTCGCCGATGCGTTTGATGACAGCGACTCTGAGGCAGATGATGAGCCAGATGACCGGCAACGGCTAATGCGAGCTCAGCCGGATGCCTGGACGACAGCAGATACTGGCAACAACACATCGACATCAGCAGACGGGGTCGGGGCAGCGTCCTCATCCGGTACGGGCGGTGACGCACAGGTGGGAGGTCGCTCAAATACGGATGCCACGCCTTCGAGAGGGTTTCAGCGAACCTCCACGTTGTTGCCTTTCTTTGGCGGCACGTCAAGTTCCGGATCGAATCGCCATATCACTTCATCAAATGATGGGGTTTTTGCGAATTTGGCAGCCAAGCCAGAGAGGGGGGAAAAGAGTGAGGATTTGCCTCCGGTATGTGTTTTATAATCGAGGTCACTATACGGTTTAACTAACCTTTACTGTAGTCATatgaagaggctgctgcCGATGCGACTCCACCATACTGGGAGACCACTATTGTGGCACCTGGTATTTCGTCGGATGAGGTCTACGTTGATGGGCTGCCGGTCggctcgatcttctctttcattTGGAATGCCATGATTTCTATGTCGTTCCAACTAGttggcttcctcctcacatATTTGCTCCACACGACACATGCCGCAAAGAACGGGAGCCGGGCTGGTCTCGGCCTCACATTAGTGCAGTACGGTTTTTATATGAAGGGAGGTAGTGAGTCAAGTTCGGGTGGAGGTTCTGACGAACATATTACACCGCCGGACCCTAATAGCCATAGCTTTGACCCGAACCAGGTGGCCGAAGGTGGAGGCTCAGGCGGCgatggaggtggtggtgcGGCTGCAATCACCACGAGCGAGTGGATTTCTTATGTTTTGATGATTGTTGGATGGTTCATCCTAATCCGGGCTATTAGCGACTTCCTCCGGGCTCGACGCCATGAGCAATTGGTCCTGCAAAGCCCTGAGCGCGGGCTCCCTGTTCCGGTCATTGCTGAGAATGAGAGGTCCGAGACAGTCGTCTAAGTCTTCTTATTACTGTATGCATCAATAGAGGAGTTCTCTGCTTGACATTCTCTATTGTTATTTCCATTTTTATATTGACGTTTTAAGCATGGCACCACCCACACTCACATACCTTGTAGCTATTTTTTCTCCGAAGATACCAATTTTGAAGACATACGTTGGATTTATTTTTGGGCAGCTTCCTGGCCGCAAGGGATGAAGCGTTGCGTTGCCTGTATTCGCCATTCCAGGCAACTCTTTTTCTCCCATTTGTCCGGTGTAGTCCTTACGTATATAATAGCACTGCACAgccactcttcatcctctcaAATGTACCGAAGAACCCTCTAGTCAGTAGCTTACTTATGGGCGTCACCTCAGCCTCATCTACTTCGTCCCACCGCTGGACTTCCTAAGAATCCGTCTGGGTAATCGCGATGCCTAATGGATTACGTCTTGGCGGACTCTCCACAGCGATCCGTCTGCTCCGTTCGCGCCCACGCCTCATTCGCGGCTGATTGACTTATTTATCTATTTCTAGTCTTTTTGCCCACAAGTCTCTGGGTCATCGTCTCGGTATTTGGAAACCCTTAGTCTCGTCACGGTACCTAGATTTATGGCCAAGATCGATGCGGCGGAGGGGGAGTCCGCTTCGTGTCCCGCGCCGCTAAACCAAGGGCCGGTCGAGGCTCGCTCGCTGTCCTCCATCACCGCAATCGCATCAAATCCTCCAAACTACCCTCGCAATCCGgcacagaagaagctcgatcCGTTGGTACTGTATATTGTGAGGGTGCCTGGAAGTAAAGGTATGTTATTTTCTCTAGTTGTTATGCCGGCGTCGGCCTAGCCATGGTCCTACCTATCCCCGCTCATTGTTTATTCTGCGTCATTGTTTTTGGCTTTTTTGCTAAGATACGGTTTCTACCATAGACGTCTTTCTTACACCTCTTAAACCACCCACAAAGTCCAGCGTCTCGGCTGAAGCGATCAATGCATCCCTCTACTACCTCCATGTTGCGTCCCCCGACgatgagatcctcctccaagaATACGAGCAGGAGCGCGAGGAGCGCGCGCGGCTACGCAAAGAAGGGCTTATTGACGACGATCCGGACCTGCCGATACCGCCGCTTGAAGTCGCGCGCTTGAATAATGTTCGGCGTAAacctgttgctgttgctggcactggcggcggcgctgggaTGAAGGATACAGAATCCCCCACTACCGCACCTTCGTCGCCAGTGAAGCGGCGTCCTCTGCCTTCGGAATTGCCAGTTCAGGAGGGGGAAAATAAATCGTCGCTTCTTATAGGTGAGGAGGCGTCGCCTGTGCTGCCCCCGCGGCCGACCTCCTTCAATGTGCCAAACCAGGCTGGAGCAGTAGATCAGATGTCGCCAGTTCTACCTCCGCGCCCCGTCTCTAACACGCCCCTTCCAGCAAATGGACTAGAGTACCCGCCACCCATGCCCCCACGCCCATCGCCTAGTGTTCCAGCGTGTGAGGCATCTTCTGACAAGCGTGCATCGCCGAAAAAGAATAACCGCTGGAGTGCGCTGTCTGGATATATCTCTAATCATATCCAGCGCGGTGACAGGCATGAAGCGGCCTCCCCACTTCGTCACAGCTTTGATGTCTCCCGCCCGCAGATGcgcccttcttcgtcgcATGATCTATTTGCGCCGTATTCTCCGCCGGGGTACTCTTCCAGAAGTCCTGGGCAGTCTCCTACTCGGCGACCACGCGATAGCGCTTCTCCGCTGCAGCCTCAACCAGGCTTTCATATCACCCTGATCCGCCGTGACCCTAGCCACGGAAGCCAGTGGAATGTGGCAACCATGTCCACGCCTTCGGCAGACAGTACTGGCATAGATATTGATGTGTCGACACCAGGGTATAGCCGGTTCGCGGGACAAAATGAGCCTTTCTCACTTGATTCCCTCGGCTTGAACTTACCCGCTGAAGCTCGCAATCTACTTAGCCGACATCCAAACATTGTCTCCCAGTCCGATTCGCCAGACACCACCTCGGCTCCACGCGATCCGTCACAACCTCGACGCTTTCATCGCAAGCTTCTTGTGTCGAGACCTCACAACTTGGAAGACGCTCGCAACTCGCGCGGGTCTCTAGACGTATCTGGAGGGCGCCCCTCAATGGATAGCATCTCCGGTAGTTCTATCAACTCACACCAACCAGCATCATCTAAGCTCAAGAGCGGCTATTATACGTTTACATCACCCTGGAATGGCACCTGCACGTTCTCAGCCAGCGTCAACGGTCGAAGTCTGAAATGCAAGCATATGATCCCCTCTCCGGGGCTTCCCAACTCTAATCACGATAACCCTGCTGTGACTGTGGCAGAACTACGCTTCAACACCCCTTTCCAAACCGGTCATCTTCAGTACCCTGGATCTTCACATGCCTCTCCGTTTCTCCTCAGTCAAACTACTCTTCTTAAAGATCCCTCAGCAAATCCCGACCCCTCGGCTCCGTATTATTTCGATCCTTCATCACCGCCCCCTTCCAAACGCGCCGCTATTGccaacctcatcaaccaGAGATTGAACCGCAGGCTGTCAAATAGCAGCTCAAGTGACGGAGGGGGCAACGAAGCGCCTCCACCACTACCCACCCGTCCTCCTCCAAGCGATCAACGCATCGATCTTTCGCTTGCGCGTGAGAAAGCTGGCGGAGGCATGCGTGGCGACAGTGCTAAATTGGGTaagctcatcatcgaagATGAGGGTATCAAAATGCTTGATTTGGTGGTTGCCGCTTCCATGGCTGTCTGGTGGAGGGGGTATTATTACTAGTCTGCCTTTCACTATATCTACTAGGAGGCGCCTTGGTTTCTTGTGGCATTTAGCGATGGTCTTTTTACAATTTTTCGGTTTTGGATATATCATTTGAATACTCATTACAGCGATATAGTGTGCGATATATGGACTATGCATTATGGACGGGCCTTTTGAGTTAGACGGTAATATACTTCTCGATTTTGGATACTCTCAATGTTGGATACTCAATCTGCCCAGCATTTGGGGCTTTAAAATATTTCCATAGAAAGGGCTTTTTTGTTCTGTAAGCCGCGGAGACTGTATACCACGTTCGTGCCCCTCTTCTGCCTTAGGCAACTAGTTTTGCTTTGACTAACAGAATGGTCACCACCACGACGATAGCTGTGCAGTATAGCTGATGGCCATTGTTGTTGAGTAACTCCTTCAGTAAGGGAACTATCTTGCCCACACCTAAGACACTGTGCCACTATCCAGGAGCAACCACCCCACCCGCCTGAGGCCCTTTGTCCGCTGCTGCAGTTCCATCACCTTTAGCGCTTCCCTTCTGTCTCCAATTATCGACCGAGAGTCGACCCTGGgctctcctcttttcccctGAATGACTCTCGCTGTTCAAAATCTCTGCTTTGCGCATTCTTCCTAGAACCTTTCATTGTAATGCTCCCTCACGGGTCTAgtctcagccgcagccgcaagaaCTGACCATAGCTAGCTAGCAGCTCCGTGACACTGCGGGGCATCGAGCCGTCCACACCAGCGGACTCAACAGTCGCAATCGCGCTGCAGCCGCAATCCTAGACTCGACGCCTCAGCTCTTCCTTTAGGCGCTAAAAAATCACCTTTTCGTCGTTCCATCCCTTTTTCCTGCGAAAACCATTCATCCGTTGAGCCCGCCCACTCTCACTTACCGTTGTCGTTGACGTGTTTCGAATCTGATCGCTGTTTCAACACTGCCCTTCGCCGTTGCCGGTCGATCGTTTCGATTCGAATCTCAGTCTCACGCGCCCGGCATGTCTGACTTACAAGTACAGGGACGGAAAGTCTTTAAGGTCTTCAATCAGGACTTCATTGTTGATGACCGTTATACTGTCACCAAGGAGCTGGGTCAAGGTGCTTATGGCATTGTTTGGTATGTGCCTCTCTGGCATTCTGCTTTATGCTTGAGtgtcctcaacctcgtcgtTATCGTGATAGTGTGGGGTAGCGTTGGATACAGCTACGATCATAATCAAAGCAATAAAACAGCAACTTGAACACAAGTACTGACGGATATTGTTACGCTAGCGCCGCTACGAATGTCCAGACGGGGGAGGG
It includes:
- a CDS encoding uncharacterized protein (transcript_id=CADANIAT00003398); translation: MAKIDAAEGESASCPAPLNQGPVEARSLSSITAIASNPPNYPRNPAQKKLDPLVLYIVRVPGSKDVFLTPLKPPTKSSVSAEAINASLYYLHVASPDDEILLQEYEQEREERARLRKEGLIDDDPDLPIPPLEVARLNNVRRKPVAVAGTGGGAGMKDTESPTTAPSSPVKRRPLPSELPVQEGENKSSLLIGEEASPVLPPRPTSFNVPNQAGAVDQMSPVLPPRPVSNTPLPANGLEYPPPMPPRPSPSVPACEASSDKRASPKKNNRWSALSGYISNHIQRGDRHEAASPLRHSFDVSRPQMRPSSSHDLFAPYSPPGYSSRSPGQSPTRRPRDSASPLQPQPGFHITLIRRDPSHGSQWNVATMSTPSADSTGIDIDVSTPGYSRFAGQNEPFSLDSLGLNLPAEARNLLSRHPNIVSQSDSPDTTSAPRDPSQPRRFHRKLLVSRPHNLEDARNSRGSLDVSGGRPSMDSISGSSINSHQPASSKLKSGYYTFTSPWNGTCTFSASVNGRSLKCKHMIPSPGLPNSNHDNPAVTVAELRFNTPFQTGHLQYPGSSHASPFLLSQTTLLKDPSANPDPSAPYYFDPSSPPPSKRAAIANLINQRLNRRLSNSSSSDGGGNEAPPPLPTRPPPSDQRIDLSLAREKAGGGMRGDSAKLGKLIIEDEGIKMLDLVVAASMAVWWRGYYY
- a CDS encoding metal homeostatis BSD2 family protein (transcript_id=CADANIAT00003397), with protein sequence MSSQRYERVNAHDDDDTPPSIALQPTSSSPPPSFRSRSASPSSRRLLHDDPLHRNSTEQTLADAFDDSDSEADDEPDDRQRLMRAQPDAWTTADTGNNTSTSADGVGAASSSGTGGDAQVGGRSNTDATPSRGFQRTSTLLPFFGGTSSSGSNRHITSSNDGVFANLAAKPERGEKSEDLPPSYEEAAADATPPYWETTIVAPGISSDEVYVDGLPVGSIFSFIWNAMISMSFQLVGFLLTYLLHTTHAAKNGSRAGLGLTLVQYGFYMKGGSESSSGGGSDEHITPPDPNSHSFDPNQVAEGGGSGGDGGGGAAAITTSEWISYVLMIVGWFILIRAISDFLRARRHEQLVLQSPERGLPVPVIAENERSETVV
- a CDS encoding uncharacterized protein (transcript_id=CADANIAT00003399); amino-acid sequence: MSDLQVQGRKVFKVFNQDFIVDDRYTVTKELGQGAYGIVCAATNVQTGEGVAIKKVTNVFSKKILAKRALREIKLLQHFRGHRNVCRISAFCIRDK